A stretch of DNA from Acanthochromis polyacanthus isolate Apoly-LR-REF ecotype Palm Island chromosome 21, KAUST_Apoly_ChrSc, whole genome shotgun sequence:
ATGCATTTACTCTGAATTAATGCTATTCTTCCTCTGGTTATAATTCATAACCCAGCTACTTAAAAAGTACTGCTAACTTATTTACAGTTTAGACGGAGCAACTAAAGCCTCAAACATGACTCCAGAAGGAGTTTTAATATCATTTTAATATCTTGGTGctcaggaagaggaggagatgagCCGCTGCATAATTGGGAACTCTTAAAGGCTAAGAAAATTGCATTAGCAAGCACTTAACGTTCGTACCTAACCTGTTGTGTTAGCAGGATGATTTTATTTAATAGTAGTAGTGATGTGCCCACATTATCTATTAAATATATATCTCTTTGCTCTATCGGCTCCATATCTGATGGCTTTTCTTCAGCTGGTGTAATCTACATTTTGGTGTGCCTAATCATGTTTTTCAGTTGCACTGTATAGTTTCGGAAATAGAGAACCAGAAAAGCACTATAAACTTGCTGATACACTATAGAGTGGACTGAGGCCAGAGTGAACATATGGAGCAGCTTTTAAAATCTGGAAGGTCCAGGTGAGCTGCATTAGCTGTCAACCTTCAGATGGGAGGTTCACTGCTCTGATCTCCATCTATGTAAATCTGACATACAGCAGTAATGAAGCATAAGGAGAGCAGACGTTCAAACAAGAGTCACTCAGAACAACATGACGCCAGCTGTCGTCCTCAAATCTTTTTCTTATccaacttaaaaaagaaaagaacaccagTAATGTATACACTGCTTCTAATGTCCCACCGTCATTCTGCTCACCAGAAACACAGCGATGGCTCCTCCGGTGAAGAATCCCGCCAGAACGTCGGCCCAGTGGTTGCGGTACTCGGCCACCCTGACCACACCGACCAGCATGGCCAGGCAGAGCAGGGTGAGGCTGATGGTGGGCTTGGTGAGCCGCGTGCCTTTGGTCTTAAACACCAGCGTCACATACATCTGCAGGaagacatggaggaggaggcGCACAGTAACACAGTACAGCAAACACCACAATGATCCCGTcagtgtaggttctcattcatcccggtcatggttatccaaagttgtttaaatcaatccactggacaaCGATCATGCAAGCCTGTAATTCTGAATCCACATTAAATTGACTATGAAAGGACATGTGTGGGGCTGAAATTATCAATGTGTGGCAGCCTTACTTTTTTGTAAtctttaaccctgtaagacacaagtattgaaaaaaaatagcaaaagtagatgagaaataaaactaaaaaaataatggaataaAGCATAtacataaaatctaaaaaagagaaagaaagaaagagagagagagagaaagaaaggaagaaagaaagaaaactcatATATGTtgaaacccaaatatagaaaatgaaaagagcaaaaaattaaactgaaaaaattATATGTCTAAATCCAAatatggaaaacaaaatgagcaagCGAATATAACtgataaactgaaaaaaattatatatgtataaaCCCAAACATAGAAAttaaaaggagcaaaaaaaattaagctgaaaaaaatatacatatataaatgtaattataGAAAACACaatgagcaaaaaaagaaagctgaaaaaattaCTTTTGTATCActccaaatatagaaaataaaatgtgcaaaaacataaaatttatatatatatatatatatatatatatatttgtagaagccaataaatagaaaataaaatgagcaaaaaaataaaactgaaaaaattatttttgtatcactccaaatatagaaacaaactgagcaaaaacataaaatcaaatatatatatatatatatatatatatatatatatgcagaagcccaaatataaaaaaataaaacgagcaaaaaaataaaactgaaaaattatttacagggttaaagacgtttttacaaaaaaaggcaaagagaAACACTGCTCTTTACAGAAGCACTTCCAGCATGCTCCGACCTACCACTGTGTACACCGCCGAGTAGACGCTGAGCGCTGCATCCTTAGACGGAAAGGATTTACGTGCAGACATGACAATCAGCGGGTTGCCTGTGCAGGCGCGGCGCTCTGTGATGTACTGCATGGTGGACTGGCAGCCTAACGCTGTGTAGTTTGGTCGGcaggcagacaggaagtgaggCGTCTGGTTTCCCGTTACCACCTGACCGGCGTTGGCGAAGATGGTGGTGGTGAACAGGCCGAAGGCATACACCCCTGGATGGCACAGGAGGATGTTGAGAAAGGCGATAAGGAAGAATACTTTGGTTTTTACAGAAAAGAGGAAGCAGGAAAGTACATTAGATATATACCAGAGTCGTATCAAAACGCGAAGCTCCGCCTTGAGATAAAAACGGGCGATATTAAGTTTATTCTCCTTAAAATAgcaccaacacattattatcagTCGAGGTGTGAAATTACACCAGAAGCCTTCACCTCATCCGATTCAGCTCAAGATGCAAATGTGCAAGCTGCTTAATATTCATGAGAGCCTTCCTGCCAGCATCCTGAATATTCTACCTCAAAGATTATTCCACATTTTATCATCCAATTAACAGCTGCATGTACAAGATCTGGCTGACAAACTGAGGTGTAGCGGGTCACGTTCTTACAATCCAACCCTTTCTTTCAAGATGTTTTGCTCTGTTCCTTCTTGCCGCTCAGTTTTGCTGATAACATCACATGTGCAGACACCAAAGTGCTATTTAAATGGCCTGAGGAGCAGAAGGGCTGTGTACTGCAAAACAGAGTGCTCACCCAGGAAGCGAATTATGCGCCTCAGGAGGGGATTGAAGTAGCAGCAGTCTGCAGTGACGATGGTCTTCTCCTGGGTTCCCTCTGCCTTGGTGAAGAAGGCACACAGCTCTCCAATAAGAATCTGTGCAAACAAAGATAACAGAGAGCTGCCGGTCAAAACTGTTCAGTGTACCGTTAGTATCAGTATTAGTATTTGGAGGTTACGTCACCCTACACCACGGCAacaacactcaaacacacagaggtcagaggtcacagctGGACACAAAACCAACTGCTGAGAGAGTTAGAAATGCAGTGGTTTCATTAATGACACTCCAAGACAGAAATAACAACCACGATGAGAAAACTTCTATGTCTCGCTTTAATTCTAGCACCAACACTGGGTCAAACCCTTCTTTATCTcctattttcttttaaactggACCACAGTTGACAGAATTAACAGCATGCTGCACTGAAGGAGAAGTGAAACCAGCATttaagaccataaactcattagggAAAAGTTTACTGAGGAACCAAATCAAGTAAGGAGTAGAATCATTTTACCATAGACTTCTGTACAATGAGACTTCCTATTTACAACTAAAGGCaccgccccctgctggctgtaaAGAAGATTGCAGGCACTTTTGCACTGGCTTCCCTTTTCATAACAAGAGGATACATCAgtcttttatatatattcaaTGCTTTCAATTTAAAACATCATAAACTACCAACTCACAAGAGAACGAATAAACTCTGGGTTTATTTACCTTAAAGttgaaacacacaaatattACACATCTCAATCATCTTTTAAAGTAAATATGGGTCCTGTGGTGGTGGTCAAATACAGATGTGAACTCAGAGCAATGAGGTACTTTCTCTGCAGAcattgtttctgtctttgtgaagaGCATGAGGCTTGTGGTGACTGTGTTCACTTCGCTCCCCGTGATTCTGAACAGCGGTGCCTCTCCAGACTGATGATCCCTTAATGGGCTGCAACTGTGAGGCTCATCTGTGTGAGGGCCTACACTCAAAgacgccagtgcacaataaaacCAACTCTCTCGACATACAAGTATATATGAACGAGGCGTGCTTCATCCTGATGATCTGCCCGCTTTGCCGTGGCGGTCGTGGTTCCCACTTCAACGCCGACCTGTTCCACAGACCCATAaacctcatttttttctccttccatACTTAACATAATTCCACATTTATGCACCGCGGTGGTAAAGTCTGAAGCAGCGCTGTCTGAGGAGAGACAGCAGGAGCTAATGAAAGAACCACCGAcacaggcagagagacagatgtGAGACGAGGAGAATATCGAGCTTCAGCTGAGTCTCACGCTTCAGCATTTCAGTGCAGCCAAGTCAGAAGAGTTAGCAGCATGCAGGGAAGCAGGCAGGGCAGCAGTGCTGTGATGTGCATGCCCAGCCGAGTGATTTCTTCCATTAGAGGAACACAACCGAACTGGGTGTTCCATGGCAACCCGTGAAACACTAATAGGAGCATGAAATCAAAGCTGAGGGGGATTAATCAGCAGCTTCAAATCAGAGATATTAGGAGTACTGTCACACTGTGGATGAGCATTTAGGGGGCAATTAAAACACAGCATTATGGCGGTTTCCATGGGGACTGCTGGTTTGAGGAGTGTTTGAGCCTGAGCATACCACAAAATGTGAGATAAGAGCGTGCTGTCACTCATGGCCAAGAGCTCTTGAACATTTTGCCTTGAGCAAAGCAGTAAAGGAGTGGGACGAAGGTCTTTTTGCAGACAT
This window harbors:
- the plppr2a gene encoding phospholipid phosphatase-related protein type 2a isoform X2; protein product: MASEEKPGVKSSSSIVPCFLFVELVIMAGTVLLAYYFEYTDTFPVHIQGFFCYDKTFSKPYPGPDDTSKIPPVLIYSLVTAIPTLTILIGELCAFFTKAEGTQEKTIVTADCCYFNPLLRRIIRFLGVYAFGLFTTTIFANAGQVVTGNQTPHFLSACRPNYTALGCQSTMQYITERRACTGNPLIVMSARKSFPSKDAALSVYSAVYTVMYVTLVFKTKGTRLTKPTISLTLLCLAMLVGVVRVAEYRNHWADVLAGFFTGGAIAVFLVTCVINNFQQLQPSPPPPRPQRPESVLGMPMVTLPCVESPLEKLSGPQHPALSSSSPPYNTYVQPF
- the plppr2a gene encoding phospholipid phosphatase-related protein type 2a isoform X1 gives rise to the protein MASEEKPGVKSSSSIVPCFLFVELVIMAGTVLLAYYFEYTDTFPVHIQGFFCYDKTFSKPYPGPDDTSKIPPVLIYSLVTAIPTLTILIGELCAFFTKAEGTQEKTIVTADCCYFNPLLRRIIRFLGVYAFGLFTTTIFANAGQVVTGNQTPHFLSACRPNYTALGCQSTMQYITERRACTGNPLIVMSARKSFPSKDAALSVYSAVYTVMYVTLVFKTKGTRLTKPTISLTLLCLAMLVGVVRVAEYRNHWADVLAGFFTGGAIAVFLVTCVINNFQQLQPSPPPPRPQRPESVLGMPMVTLPCVESPLEKLRGDLRSPRSHDHQPYRFPATPDVLIPSRSISSEV
- the plppr2a gene encoding phospholipid phosphatase-related protein type 2a isoform X4 — its product is MASEEKPGVKSSSSIVPCFLFVELVIMAGTVLLAYYFEYTDTFPVHIQGFFCYDKTFSKPYPGPDDTSKIPPVLIYSLVTAIPTLTILIGELCAFFTKAEGTQEKTIVTADCCYFNPLLRRIIRFLGVYAFGLFTTTIFANAGQVVTGNQTPHFLSACRPNYTALGCQSTMQYITERRACTGNPLIVMSARKSFPSKDAALSVYSAVYTVMYVTLVFKTKGTRLTKPTISLTLLCLAMLVGVVRVAEYRNHWADVLAGFFTGGAIAVFLVTCVINNFQQLQPSPPPPRPQRPESVLGMPMVTLPCVESPLEKLSGPQTPRGSPFTEIT
- the plppr2a gene encoding phospholipid phosphatase-related protein type 2a isoform X3 → MFYFQLVIMAGTVLLAYYFEYTDTFPVHIQGFFCYDKTFSKPYPGPDDTSKIPPVLIYSLVTAIPTLTILIGELCAFFTKAEGTQEKTIVTADCCYFNPLLRRIIRFLGVYAFGLFTTTIFANAGQVVTGNQTPHFLSACRPNYTALGCQSTMQYITERRACTGNPLIVMSARKSFPSKDAALSVYSAVYTVMYVTLVFKTKGTRLTKPTISLTLLCLAMLVGVVRVAEYRNHWADVLAGFFTGGAIAVFLVTCVINNFQQLQPSPPPPRPQRPESVLGMPMVTLPCVESPLEKLRGDLRSPRSHDHQPYRFPATPDVLIPSRSISSEV